A stretch of the Microcebus murinus isolate Inina chromosome 6, M.murinus_Inina_mat1.0, whole genome shotgun sequence genome encodes the following:
- the PIGH gene encoding phosphatidylinositol N-acetylglucosaminyltransferase subunit H: MEEERSFSDICGGRLALQRRYYSPSCREFCLSCPRLSLRSLTAVTCTVWLAAYGLFTLCENSMILSAAIFITLLGLLGYLHFVKIDQETLLIIDSLGIQMTSSYASGKESTTFIEMGKVKDVVINEAIYMQKVIYYLCILLKDPVEPHGISQVVPVFQSSKPRLDCLIEVYRSCQEILAHQKTMSTSP, encoded by the exons ATGGAGGAAGAGCGGAGCTTCTCCGATATTTGCGGCGGCCGCCTGGCACTGCAGCGCCGCTACTACTCCCCGTCCTGCCGGGAATTCTGCCTCAGCTGCCCTCGGCTCTCGCTGCGTTCGCTCACCGCTGTCACCTGCACTGTGTGGCTGGCGGCCTACGGCCTCTTCACACTCTGTGAG AACAGCATGATCCTCTCTGCTGCCATCTTCATCACCCTCTTAGGCCTTCTTGGTTACCTCCATTTTGTGAAGATTGATCAGGAGACTCTGCTAATCATTGATTCCCTTGGCATCCAGATGACATCATCCTATGCTTCAGGCAAAGAAAGCACTACCTTTATAGAGATGGGCAAGGTCAAGGATGTTGTCATTAATGAGGCTATTTACATG CAGAAAGTGATTTACTACCTCTGCATTTTATTGAAGGATCCAGTGGAACCACATGGGATATCCCAAGTAGTACCTGTCTTCCAG AGTTCCAAGCCCCGGCTGGACTGCTTGATTGAAGTGTATAGGAGCTGCCAGGAGATCCTGGCACATCAGAAAACCATGTCAACAAGTCCGTGA